In Paenibacillus sp. FSL R7-0345, a single window of DNA contains:
- a CDS encoding MraY family glycosyltransferase has translation MIVIFYVLAFLVSFCIVYLLIPPLGRLAFRLDFVDRPREDVERKIHREPIPLTASYAIFIGFFITYLLFARDFSLETLALFIGGVLLLTIGTIDDWYKTKGKDFPALPKFVVQIAAAILVFLSGNAFTGFINPFSGDYVSLPFILQFILTIVWIFGVTTVINFSDGMDGLAGGLTAISAITLFIVALTKGQSASAIMAISLVGVTLAYLRFNKAPAKIFMGDAGATFMGFILAVIALDGAFKQATMLSLFIPILALGVPIFDNIFVVIKRFLQGKAIYQADASQVHYRLLKAGLNQKQVVAVLYLVSVCLSLSSIILLLIET, from the coding sequence GTGATTGTCATTTTTTACGTTTTGGCATTTCTGGTATCGTTTTGTATCGTTTATCTGCTCATCCCTCCGCTTGGCAGGCTTGCGTTCCGGCTTGATTTTGTGGACAGGCCCCGCGAGGATGTAGAGCGCAAAATCCACAGGGAGCCTATTCCCCTGACAGCCAGCTATGCGATATTTATCGGGTTTTTCATTACATACCTGCTGTTCGCACGTGATTTCTCGCTGGAGACGCTCGCCCTCTTTATTGGCGGGGTGCTTCTGCTCACTATAGGTACTATTGATGACTGGTACAAAACCAAAGGCAAGGATTTCCCGGCATTGCCCAAATTCGTTGTCCAGATTGCGGCGGCCATTCTTGTCTTTCTGTCCGGCAATGCCTTTACCGGCTTCATTAACCCGTTCTCGGGAGATTATGTCTCCCTGCCGTTCATCCTGCAGTTTATTCTGACGATCGTCTGGATCTTCGGCGTTACGACAGTAATCAACTTCTCTGACGGCATGGACGGTCTGGCCGGCGGTCTTACAGCGATTTCAGCCATTACACTGTTTATCGTTGCGCTTACCAAGGGTCAATCCGCTTCCGCAATCATGGCGATTTCCCTGGTGGGTGTTACATTGGCTTATCTGCGCTTCAACAAAGCCCCTGCCAAAATCTTCATGGGTGATGCCGGCGCTACCTTCATGGGCTTCATTCTGGCCGTTATTGCGCTGGACGGGGCGTTTAAGCAGGCTACGATGCTGTCTCTGTTCATCCCGATTCTGGCGCTCGGCGTGCCGATCTTCGACAATATCTTTGTCGTGATCAAGCGGTTCCTTCAGGGCAAAGCGATTTATCAGGCCGATGCCAGCCAGGTGCACTACCGGCTGCTGAAGGCCGGACTGAACCAGAAGCAGGTTGTGGCCGTACTTTATCTGGTCAGCGTCTGCCTGTCGCTGTCCTCCATTATTTTGCTGCTGATTGAAACGTAA
- a CDS encoding YjjG family noncanonical pyrimidine nucleotidase: MKYDVILFDADDTLFDYGMAEGQAFLNVFTHFGLPAGAQEYADSYQEINRALWADLEAGQITSAALRVERFNRLFVRHNLQYNPEEFSAAYLRFLGEGTFLIQGAVELCGALEGCRLAIITNGFRDVQLSRIKGSPLAETFEQIIISEEAGHQKPGAGIFDYAFDKLGISDKSRVLIVGDSLTSDIRGGINYGIDTCWFNPLAKTNSAGVTPTYEIRELSELLDIVK; encoded by the coding sequence ATGAAATACGATGTAATTCTGTTTGATGCGGACGATACGTTGTTTGACTATGGCATGGCTGAGGGCCAGGCGTTTCTGAATGTGTTCACCCATTTCGGGCTGCCGGCCGGAGCACAGGAGTATGCTGACAGCTACCAGGAAATTAACCGTGCGCTGTGGGCTGATCTGGAGGCGGGGCAGATTACCTCTGCTGCGCTGCGGGTGGAGCGTTTCAACCGGCTGTTTGTGCGGCATAATCTGCAGTATAATCCGGAGGAATTCAGCGCGGCGTATCTGCGGTTTCTGGGGGAAGGCACGTTTCTGATCCAGGGAGCGGTTGAGCTGTGCGGTGCGCTTGAAGGCTGCAGACTGGCGATTATCACGAACGGGTTCAGGGATGTGCAGCTGTCCCGGATTAAGGGCTCGCCGCTTGCGGAGACGTTTGAGCAGATCATTATTTCGGAGGAAGCGGGCCATCAGAAGCCGGGGGCGGGGATCTTTGATTATGCATTTGACAAGCTTGGCATCTCTGATAAAAGCAGGGTGCTGATTGTCGGCGACTCGCTGACCTCCGATATCCGGGGCGGGATTAATTATGGCATTGATACCTGCTGGTTCAATCCTTTGGCCAAGACTAACAGCGCCGGTGTTACGCCGACCTATGAAATCCGTGAACTGTCAGAGCTGCTGGATATCGTAAAATAA
- a CDS encoding ring-cleaving dioxygenase has protein sequence MSLTLKGLHHVSAITAKAPENYKFYTEVLGLRLIKKTVNQDDISVYHLFYGDEAGNPGTELTFFELPNAGRNRDGNNSISALSLRVPDDKALDYWKERFTAFNVDHDAGTADRGGRLTLGFRDHEGQRFLLVSDQNNQGVAGGKPWPASPVPAEYGITGLGPAHLTVEDAEPTTLVLQDLMGFRRKGSYPSPAAGQPDIVVFETGEGGSGAEVHLEERNDLPQERLGRGGVHHVAFRVDNDTELKQWIERIRAVQLPNSGFVDRFYFRSLYFREPNGILFELATDGPGFATDEPLEHLGESLALPPFLEAKREQIEAYLKPLDTRQQS, from the coding sequence ATGAGTTTAACACTAAAAGGCCTGCACCATGTATCCGCCATTACAGCCAAAGCGCCGGAAAACTACAAATTTTACACCGAAGTACTTGGACTGCGGCTGATCAAAAAGACAGTCAACCAGGATGACATCTCCGTCTATCACCTGTTCTACGGCGATGAAGCCGGTAATCCGGGCACAGAGCTGACTTTTTTTGAGCTCCCGAACGCCGGACGCAACCGGGACGGTAACAACAGCATCTCCGCCCTGTCGCTGCGCGTACCGGATGATAAGGCACTGGATTACTGGAAGGAGCGCTTTACAGCCTTCAACGTGGACCATGACGCCGGAACCGCTGACCGCGGCGGCCGCCTTACACTCGGCTTCCGCGATCATGAGGGCCAGCGGTTCCTGCTGGTCTCCGACCAGAACAACCAGGGGGTAGCCGGCGGCAAGCCATGGCCGGCCAGCCCGGTGCCGGCGGAATACGGCATCACCGGCCTTGGCCCGGCTCATCTGACCGTAGAGGACGCCGAGCCGACAACGCTCGTCCTGCAGGATCTGATGGGCTTCCGCCGCAAAGGAAGCTATCCTTCGCCGGCGGCCGGACAGCCGGACATCGTGGTATTTGAGACCGGCGAAGGGGGCTCCGGCGCTGAGGTGCATCTGGAGGAGCGCAATGATCTGCCGCAGGAGCGCCTCGGCCGGGGCGGCGTGCACCATGTCGCCTTCCGGGTAGACAACGATACGGAGCTGAAACAATGGATCGAGCGGATCCGCGCCGTGCAGCTGCCCAACTCCGGCTTTGTGGACCGCTTCTACTTCCGGTCCCTGTACTTCCGCGAGCCGAACGGCATCCTGTTCGAGCTGGCTACGGATGGTCCGGGCTTTGCCACCGACGAGCCGCTGGAGCATCTCGGCGAATCCCTTGCCCTGCCTCCGTTCCTGGAAGCAAAGCGGGAGCAGATCGAAGCTTACCTCAAACCGCTGGATACCCGCCAGCAATCCTGA
- a CDS encoding AAC(3) family N-acetyltransferase — translation MHTKISLLNQLKELGINPKGTLLVHSSLKSIGTVEGGADTVLDVLSEYMKDGLLVLPTHTWSYIDAANPRFSVQGSPSCVGVLPELFRKRPGVIRSWHPTHSVAALGRDAEAFTAGDHCWDTPCARGSVYGKLLDREAEIMLLGVDLRRNTFIHGIEEWLDIPGRMTDEPEQLYTVTPDGTEIAVPSRRHCGLSWSQHFWKVEHVLEDGGALRRGQFGDAPVMICGAAETTDILSRMLAVNPDLFGDNEPLNGRFVPEPLPKTSRGLPQYGTGPS, via the coding sequence ATGCATACAAAAATCAGCCTGCTCAACCAGTTGAAGGAGCTCGGAATCAATCCGAAAGGAACCTTGCTGGTCCATTCCTCCTTAAAAAGCATCGGAACCGTGGAGGGAGGCGCAGATACCGTACTGGATGTACTGTCAGAGTATATGAAGGACGGGCTGCTTGTCCTGCCTACACATACCTGGTCGTACATAGATGCGGCTAATCCGCGCTTCTCTGTGCAGGGTTCACCATCCTGTGTTGGCGTTCTGCCGGAGCTGTTCCGGAAACGTCCAGGCGTTATCCGTTCATGGCATCCTACCCACTCTGTTGCTGCCCTTGGGCGGGATGCCGAAGCTTTTACCGCCGGGGATCATTGCTGGGATACTCCCTGCGCCCGGGGTTCTGTCTATGGCAAGCTGCTGGACCGGGAAGCGGAGATTATGCTGCTTGGCGTAGATCTGCGGCGCAACACTTTCATTCACGGCATAGAGGAGTGGCTGGATATTCCAGGCCGGATGACCGATGAGCCGGAGCAGCTGTACACGGTTACGCCGGACGGAACCGAGATTGCCGTACCGTCGCGCAGGCACTGCGGACTGTCGTGGTCGCAGCATTTCTGGAAGGTGGAGCATGTGCTGGAGGATGGCGGAGCGCTGCGGAGAGGACAGTTTGGCGATGCCCCTGTCATGATTTGCGGGGCTGCGGAGACTACAGACATCCTAAGCCGCATGCTGGCCGTGAATCCGGACCTGTTCGGAGATAACGAGCCGCTGAACGGCCGGTTTGTACCTGAACCGCTGCCCAAGACTTCGCGGGGATTGCCGCAGTATGGTACCGGCCCGAGTTAG
- a CDS encoding RtcB family protein, giving the protein MNKSIKSHGNNHYQLELPHGSLHVFANQEIFGSFEEKVFEMADNNLRIPRNKYMAYTPDAHVGVGTCIGTTAVWNMKDGMVSPSIVGVDIGCGMRVHTTPLHKRDLQDKEIRRRLIEAIEKYVPTNERVNSNYADIDIMEVVRSGLNGLPEKYIPSPQWITHVEESNFRYDHTALEQLPPKIRKNAHGQLGTLGSGNHFCEIQYLEIAEEHKELAAKWGLFDGGVVVMIHSGSRAWGAMVGREHTKTIKEAMHLWGVTNPDPNLNYAPVSSREGQTYLNLMYSALNFAVTNRHMIAFGVQEGFRELFGPQFEMPVLYDLMHNYALKEFHRGQPMLVHRKGATRALPPGHFLNTPVYKATGHPALIPGSMGTSSYIMLGREEGLKNFYSICHGAGRVRSRRATRLAVTVDEFSQSLRVGTDEEITVNHRSLDTILDECPQAYKDVDQIIDSITGAGLADVVAKCKPMAVIKGI; this is encoded by the coding sequence ATGAACAAAAGCATCAAATCGCACGGCAACAACCACTATCAGCTGGAACTCCCGCACGGATCGCTGCATGTGTTCGCCAATCAGGAAATTTTCGGGTCTTTTGAAGAAAAAGTGTTTGAGATGGCTGATAACAATCTGCGGATTCCGCGCAATAAATATATGGCTTATACACCGGATGCGCATGTCGGCGTGGGGACCTGTATCGGCACAACGGCGGTGTGGAATATGAAGGACGGGATGGTCTCGCCTTCGATTGTCGGTGTGGATATCGGCTGCGGGATGCGCGTGCACACGACGCCGCTGCATAAGCGGGACCTGCAGGATAAGGAGATCCGCCGGAGACTGATCGAAGCCATCGAAAAATATGTCCCGACCAATGAACGCGTCAACAGCAACTATGCCGACATCGATATTATGGAAGTTGTGCGCAGCGGCCTAAACGGTCTGCCGGAAAAATATATCCCGTCCCCGCAATGGATCACCCATGTGGAGGAAAGCAACTTCCGTTATGACCATACTGCGCTGGAGCAGCTGCCGCCCAAAATCCGCAAAAATGCCCATGGCCAGCTCGGGACTCTGGGAAGCGGTAATCATTTTTGTGAAATTCAGTACCTGGAGATCGCTGAGGAGCATAAGGAGCTGGCGGCAAAATGGGGTCTTTTCGACGGCGGTGTTGTCGTCATGATCCATTCGGGCTCGCGTGCCTGGGGAGCAATGGTCGGCCGGGAGCATACGAAGACTATTAAAGAAGCAATGCATCTCTGGGGTGTAACGAACCCAGATCCGAACCTGAACTACGCGCCGGTCAGCAGCCGTGAAGGCCAGACGTATCTGAATCTGATGTACTCTGCGCTGAACTTTGCCGTGACCAACCGGCATATGATTGCGTTCGGGGTACAGGAGGGCTTTCGTGAGCTGTTCGGACCACAGTTTGAAATGCCGGTGCTGTATGACCTGATGCATAACTATGCGTTAAAAGAGTTCCACCGCGGGCAGCCGATGCTGGTGCACCGTAAGGGGGCGACACGGGCGCTGCCGCCGGGGCATTTTTTGAACACGCCGGTGTACAAAGCTACAGGGCATCCGGCGCTCATCCCCGGCTCAATGGGTACCTCATCGTACATTATGCTCGGCCGCGAGGAGGGCTTGAAGAACTTTTATTCCATTTGTCATGGAGCCGGCCGGGTGCGTTCGAGAAGAGCGACACGGCTGGCGGTGACTGTGGATGAGTTCAGCCAGTCGCTGCGGGTCGGTACGGACGAGGAGATTACGGTTAACCACCGTTCCCTGGATACCATTCTCGATGAATGTCCGCAAGCCTATAAGGACGTAGACCAGATTATCGACAGCATCACAGGTGCCGGGCTGGCTGATGTGGTAGCCAAGTGTAAACCAATGGCTGTAATTAAAGGCATTTAG
- a CDS encoding manganese-dependent inorganic pyrophosphatase — MEKTLVFGHKNPDTDTICSAIAYAALKKELGWDAEAVRLGEVSGETQFALDQFGVAAPRLVTNVAGEAAQVILVDHNERQQSADGIEQVRVVEVIDHHRIANFETAHPLYYRAEPVGCTATILNKLYKENGVTIPKEIAGLMLSAIISDSLLFKSPTCTEQDVAAARELAEIAGVNAEEYGLDMLKAGADLSDKSIAQLISLDAKEFKMGDYKVEIAQVNAVDVNDVLSKQAELEAALTAIIAEKELDLFLFVVTDILNNDSVGLALGRLAGAVEQAYNVKLDDNKALLRGVVSRKSQIVPVLTETIAKL, encoded by the coding sequence ATGGAAAAAACACTCGTCTTTGGACACAAAAATCCGGACACGGATACAATCTGTTCAGCTATTGCGTATGCGGCACTAAAGAAAGAACTGGGCTGGGATGCTGAAGCGGTACGCCTGGGAGAAGTAAGCGGGGAAACTCAATTTGCGCTGGATCAATTCGGCGTGGCTGCACCCCGTCTTGTTACAAATGTTGCCGGAGAAGCCGCTCAGGTGATTCTGGTTGACCATAACGAACGCCAGCAGAGTGCAGACGGAATTGAGCAGGTCCGCGTAGTTGAAGTAATCGACCACCACCGGATCGCCAACTTCGAAACCGCACATCCGCTCTACTATCGTGCTGAGCCTGTAGGCTGCACAGCGACTATCCTGAACAAGCTGTACAAAGAAAACGGTGTAACCATTCCTAAAGAAATTGCCGGCCTGATGCTGTCCGCAATCATTTCCGATTCCCTGCTGTTCAAATCGCCGACCTGCACCGAGCAGGACGTAGCTGCTGCACGTGAGCTGGCTGAAATCGCTGGTGTAAATGCAGAAGAATACGGTCTGGATATGCTCAAAGCCGGGGCTGACCTCAGCGATAAGAGCATTGCCCAGCTGATCTCCCTGGATGCTAAAGAATTCAAAATGGGAGACTACAAGGTAGAAATCGCCCAGGTCAACGCGGTTGACGTTAACGATGTGCTCTCCAAGCAGGCTGAGCTGGAAGCAGCTCTAACAGCCATTATTGCTGAAAAAGAACTGGATCTCTTCCTGTTCGTAGTAACCGACATCCTGAACAACGACTCTGTAGGTCTGGCGCTCGGCCGTCTCGCTGGTGCAGTAGAGCAGGCTTACAATGTGAAGCTGGATGACAACAAAGCGCTGCTTAGAGGCGTTGTTTCCCGCAAGTCACAGATCGTACCTGTACTGACTGAAACAATCGCTAAGCTGTAG
- a CDS encoding Rrf2 family transcriptional regulator → MTKTRSSGVSQHKSFGLVLQALVVLARKGDTCSSCEMAELLSSEATLLRKTMAKLTRAQILITKEGRDGGYGLNRDPEQLTLAEIYQALEAADTCSKAVNETMCGNALGEQMMDACGDIFAEMDRSMLAVLEKYTLADMVRKSGC, encoded by the coding sequence ATGACAAAAACACGATCCAGCGGCGTTTCTCAGCATAAATCCTTCGGACTGGTGCTGCAGGCACTCGTAGTCCTGGCCCGTAAAGGGGATACCTGTTCAAGCTGTGAAATGGCCGAGCTGCTCTCCTCTGAGGCGACGCTGCTGAGAAAGACGATGGCTAAGCTCACGCGTGCGCAGATCCTGATAACCAAAGAAGGGCGCGACGGCGGCTACGGCCTTAACCGTGACCCTGAACAGCTGACGCTTGCCGAAATTTATCAGGCTCTTGAAGCAGCGGATACATGCAGCAAAGCGGTGAATGAAACGATGTGCGGCAATGCGCTGGGTGAGCAGATGATGGACGCCTGCGGCGATATTTTTGCGGAAATGGACCGCAGTATGCTGGCTGTGCTGGAAAAATATACACTGGCTGATATGGTGCGCAAGTCTGGTTGTTGA
- a CDS encoding nitroreductase family protein yields MSTELKAEVEFNKVIRERHSVRKYDPSWKISDEEIKEILNDAILAPSSSNLQPWRFIVVTDQELKQQLLPIAYNQQQVVDSSVTIAVLGDIEAYRNAEKIYEYAEAAGFITAEIGSAMAKRSRDSYSAMPVQKLKEIALVDGGLISMQLMLAAKAKGYDTVPMGGFIPEKLRELFSISERYEPVMLISIGKAAAEGRSTARLPLDEVTHWNGFEG; encoded by the coding sequence ATGTCAACGGAATTGAAAGCGGAAGTGGAATTTAATAAGGTGATCCGGGAGCGGCATTCGGTACGGAAGTATGATCCGTCCTGGAAGATTTCCGACGAGGAAATTAAAGAGATTCTGAATGATGCCATTCTGGCCCCGTCCTCATCCAATTTGCAGCCTTGGCGCTTTATCGTGGTTACAGATCAGGAACTGAAGCAGCAGCTGCTGCCAATCGCCTACAACCAGCAGCAGGTCGTTGATTCTTCCGTTACAATCGCTGTTCTTGGAGATATCGAAGCCTACCGCAATGCGGAAAAAATATATGAGTACGCTGAGGCAGCCGGATTCATCACTGCAGAAATAGGCTCAGCGATGGCTAAGCGCAGCAGAGACAGCTATTCGGCCATGCCGGTCCAAAAGCTGAAGGAAATCGCCCTGGTCGACGGCGGCCTGATCTCCATGCAGCTGATGCTGGCAGCCAAGGCAAAGGGTTACGATACCGTACCTATGGGCGGCTTTATTCCCGAAAAATTGCGCGAGCTGTTCAGCATTTCTGAACGTTATGAGCCAGTGATGCTGATCTCTATCGGTAAAGCGGCGGCGGAAGGCCGCTCCACAGCCAGACTGCCGCTGGATGAAGTGACTCATTGGAACGGTTTTGAGGGATAA
- a CDS encoding pirin family protein, which translates to MIKVYSAESAHQFDHGWLKGSHSFSFGDFYDPDNTAFGPMRVCNDDTIAPGRGFGAHPHSDMEIVSIVLSGKLRHEDNLGNVAETEFGGIQRMSAGTGAIHTEHNPSDTEPVRLLQLWFMPRTRGTAPSYTTGRFDPAKLEGKLLPVVAPERAEEIVDIAQDMTIYLGRAAIGQELAFEQEAGRRIFIYLIEGQVKLPDDQVLRPGDSARIEGSSSLKLTAEEDALVMVIDLP; encoded by the coding sequence ATGATCAAGGTTTATTCCGCGGAATCGGCGCACCAGTTCGATCACGGCTGGCTGAAGGGCAGCCACAGCTTCTCGTTCGGGGATTTCTATGATCCGGACAATACTGCTTTTGGCCCGATGCGTGTCTGCAACGATGATACGATTGCGCCGGGCCGAGGCTTCGGCGCCCATCCGCACAGCGACATGGAGATCGTCTCTATCGTGCTGTCCGGCAAATTACGTCATGAGGACAATCTGGGCAATGTTGCTGAGACGGAGTTTGGCGGCATTCAGCGGATGTCAGCCGGGACCGGCGCAATCCATACCGAACACAATCCTTCGGACACAGAGCCGGTACGGCTGCTGCAGCTGTGGTTTATGCCGCGTACCCGCGGAACGGCACCGTCCTATACAACCGGGCGGTTTGATCCCGCCAAGCTGGAGGGCAAGCTGCTGCCAGTAGTAGCACCAGAACGTGCAGAAGAGATCGTGGACATTGCCCAGGATATGACAATCTATCTGGGCCGGGCTGCGATAGGCCAGGAGCTGGCCTTTGAGCAGGAGGCGGGCCGCCGGATTTTTATTTACTTAATTGAAGGACAGGTTAAGCTGCCGGATGATCAGGTTCTGCGTCCGGGAGACTCGGCCCGGATTGAGGGGAGCAGCAGCCTGAAGCTTACTGCGGAAGAGGATGCCCTGGTCATGGTCATTGATCTGCCGTAA